The following are encoded together in the Halomonas halophila genome:
- a CDS encoding gamma-butyrobetaine hydroxylase-like domain-containing protein — translation MTAPIPTRVHYHKQARELELTYEGGESHRLSVEYLRVFSPSAEVRGHGQGQETLQVGKKHVGLANITQAGRYALKLHFDDGHDSGLYSWDYLHELIEHQEANWADYLQRLEDAGASREALGIEIKQL, via the coding sequence ATGACGGCCCCGATCCCCACCCGAGTGCACTACCACAAGCAGGCCCGCGAGCTGGAGCTGACCTATGAAGGCGGCGAGAGCCACCGGCTGTCGGTGGAGTACCTGCGTGTATTCTCCCCCTCCGCCGAGGTGCGCGGCCACGGCCAGGGTCAGGAGACCCTGCAGGTCGGCAAGAAGCACGTCGGCCTGGCCAACATCACCCAGGCCGGCCGCTACGCGCTCAAGCTGCACTTCGACGACGGCCACGACAGCGGCCTCTACAGCTGGGACTACCTGCACGAGCTGATCGAGCACCAGGAGGCCAACTGGGCCGACTACCTGCAGCGCCTCGAAGACGCCGGGGCCTCGCGGGAAGCGCTCGGCATCGAGATCAAGCAGCTGTAG
- the hslV gene encoding ATP-dependent protease subunit HslV, producing the protein MTTIVSVRRGDQVALAGDGQVSLGNTVMKGNASKVRRLYRGQVLAGFAGGTADAFTLFERFEAQLEKYQGHLTKAAVELAKEWRTDRALRRLEALLAVADKNASLIITGNGDVVEPERGIIAIGSGGNFALSAARALLENTELSPREITEKSLEIAGDICVFTNHNVTLEEL; encoded by the coding sequence ATGACCACGATCGTTTCCGTGCGTCGCGGCGACCAGGTGGCGCTGGCCGGCGACGGCCAGGTGTCGCTGGGCAACACCGTGATGAAGGGCAACGCCAGCAAGGTGCGTCGCCTGTACCGCGGCCAGGTACTGGCCGGCTTCGCCGGCGGCACCGCCGACGCCTTCACCCTCTTCGAGCGCTTCGAGGCCCAGCTCGAGAAATACCAGGGCCACCTGACCAAGGCCGCCGTGGAGCTGGCCAAGGAATGGCGCACCGACCGCGCCCTGCGCCGCCTCGAGGCGCTGCTGGCCGTGGCCGACAAGAACGCCTCGCTGATCATCACCGGCAACGGCGACGTGGTGGAGCCCGAGCGCGGCATCATCGCCATCGGCTCCGGCGGCAACTTCGCCCTGTCCGCGGCCCGCGCCCTGCTCGAGAATACCGAGCTGTCGCCCCGCGAGATCACCGAGAAATCGCTGGAGATCGCCGGCGACATCTGCGTGTTCACCAACCACAACGTCACGCTGGAAGAGCTCTGA
- a CDS encoding phosphoribosyl-ATP diphosphatase, with protein MSDILDRLDEVLTSRRQAAPDDSYVASLHHKGLNKILEKVGEEATETLLAAKDAERGDEAARQALVAETTDLWFHSLVMLSHMGLSHREVLDELSRRFGLSGHDEKAARPR; from the coding sequence ATGAGCGATATTCTCGACCGCCTCGACGAGGTCCTGACCAGCCGTCGCCAGGCCGCGCCCGACGACTCTTACGTGGCCAGCTTGCATCACAAGGGCCTGAACAAGATACTCGAGAAAGTCGGCGAGGAAGCCACCGAGACGCTGCTCGCGGCCAAGGACGCCGAGCGAGGCGACGAGGCGGCCCGTCAGGCGCTGGTCGCCGAGACGACCGACCTGTGGTTCCACAGCCTGGTGATGCTGTCGCACATGGGGCTGAGCCATCGCGAGGTCCTCGACGAGCTGTCTCGCCGCTTCGGCCTGTCCGGCCACGACGAGAAGGCCGCGCGGCCACGTTAG
- a CDS encoding SPOR domain-containing protein: MASRKPAANSRKRGATSSRKAPAKASAPRRGVPGWLWGLTGLVAGFLISQHQHGTAPWQDGPASPTPIATGEAPPPSARPGDAAPADDEPPMPTFEFYTLLPESEVIAPGEQTASSTATPPPRPASNEDEGSSAGSVSADDPIAQVIAANSAPAEDTTRSAEDGKRYVLQAASFRQSGDARQLAGRLKDFGLLANISEVQTGDGATWHRVQVGPYRDRRELSRARDLMSTQGIEPLLIQLQ, encoded by the coding sequence ATGGCCAGCCGCAAGCCCGCCGCCAACAGCCGCAAGCGAGGCGCCACCAGCTCCCGGAAGGCCCCCGCCAAGGCATCCGCCCCGCGGCGCGGCGTGCCCGGCTGGCTATGGGGACTGACCGGTCTGGTGGCCGGCTTCCTGATCTCGCAGCACCAGCACGGCACCGCCCCCTGGCAGGACGGCCCGGCCTCGCCGACGCCCATCGCCACCGGCGAGGCCCCACCCCCGTCCGCCCGTCCCGGCGACGCGGCGCCGGCGGACGACGAGCCGCCGATGCCGACCTTCGAGTTCTATACCCTGCTGCCGGAGTCCGAGGTCATCGCCCCGGGCGAGCAGACGGCCTCTTCCACGGCCACGCCACCGCCGCGCCCTGCCAGCAACGAGGACGAGGGCTCGAGCGCCGGGTCCGTCTCGGCCGACGACCCGATCGCCCAGGTGATCGCCGCCAACAGCGCGCCAGCCGAGGACACGACCCGCAGCGCCGAGGACGGCAAGCGCTACGTGCTGCAGGCGGCCTCGTTCCGTCAGTCCGGCGACGCCCGGCAGCTGGCCGGCCGCCTCAAGGACTTCGGCCTGCTGGCCAACATCAGCGAGGTCCAGACCGGCGACGGCGCAACCTGGCATCGGGTCCAGGTCGGCCCCTACCGGGACCGCCGGGAGCTGTCCCGGGCCCGCGACCTGATGTCCACCCAGGGCATCGAGCCGCTGCTCATCCAGCTGCAGTGA
- a CDS encoding primosomal protein N' — protein MSVSSPAVLGIAVPSPLRRLFDYRPAGAPPEGGWQPGLRVRVPFGPRRVVGVVVECRDDSDLPLARLKPIEDRLDDAPLPADWLWLCRFTARYYQHAPGDTLHQALPALLRQGRALEARTRERWRVTEAGAGEMPESLGRAPRQAELLTMLRQHPHGMLAQAILAQSFTRPQLQALERKGLVARREEPRTGPADAGGPLLAEPVLPLNREQATALAALHEGLDAYHPCLLHGVTGSGKTEVYLQLIEAVVGRGRQALVLVPEIGLTPQTLARFKRRFRVPVVALHSGLTDHERLDAWEAAASGRAPIVIGTRSAIFTPLAAPGAIIVDEEHDGSFKQQEGLRYHARDLAVARAHHHGIPLVLGSATPSLETLHRAQSGDYRHLRLTQRASRHAPARLELVDLRGRTRRGGLIPPVLEAVEETLAAGHQVLVFINRRGFAPTLSCHACGWLAECDHCDARLTLHRQPPLLACHHCDQRRALPDACPDCGSADLRPLGSGTERTEETLAERFPDVPVHRIDRDSTRRRDALEQTLTEVRRGEPCLLVGTQMLAKGHHLPHVTLVVVVNADAGLYASDFRALEHSAQLLEQVAGRAGRAAHPGRVLVQTMHADDPHLRLLSARGYDALAEQLLEERRVAALPPFRFLALLRLEGAQEAAVTELGGRAAEALREHLKARELDVDCLGPVPAPMERRQNRYHLQLMLGAGKRSRLHEAGAWLAAWLEAEPAARRVRWSLDIDPQTLA, from the coding sequence TTGTCCGTTTCCTCGCCCGCCGTGCTGGGCATCGCCGTACCGTCACCGCTTCGCCGCCTGTTCGACTACCGCCCCGCCGGCGCGCCGCCGGAGGGCGGCTGGCAGCCGGGACTGCGCGTGCGGGTGCCTTTCGGCCCTCGCCGGGTGGTCGGCGTGGTCGTGGAGTGCCGCGACGACAGCGACCTGCCGCTGGCCAGGCTCAAGCCGATCGAGGATCGCCTCGACGACGCCCCGCTGCCGGCGGACTGGCTGTGGCTGTGCCGCTTCACCGCCCGCTACTACCAGCACGCCCCGGGCGACACCCTGCACCAGGCGCTGCCCGCGCTGCTGCGACAGGGCCGCGCCCTGGAGGCGCGCACCCGGGAGCGCTGGCGGGTCACCGAGGCCGGCGCCGGCGAGATGCCGGAGAGCCTCGGGCGGGCGCCGCGCCAGGCCGAGCTGCTGACCATGCTGCGCCAGCATCCCCACGGCATGCTTGCCCAGGCCATTCTCGCCCAGTCGTTCACCCGCCCCCAGCTTCAGGCGCTGGAGAGAAAGGGACTGGTCGCCCGGCGCGAGGAGCCACGTACCGGTCCGGCCGACGCCGGCGGCCCGCTGCTGGCCGAGCCGGTGCTGCCGCTCAATCGCGAACAGGCCACCGCCCTGGCCGCGCTTCACGAGGGCCTCGACGCCTATCACCCCTGCCTGCTGCACGGCGTCACCGGCAGCGGCAAGACCGAAGTCTACCTGCAGCTGATCGAGGCGGTGGTCGGCCGTGGCCGCCAGGCCCTGGTGCTGGTGCCCGAGATCGGCCTGACGCCGCAGACCCTGGCACGCTTCAAGCGCCGCTTCCGGGTGCCGGTGGTGGCGCTGCACTCGGGGCTCACCGATCACGAGCGGCTCGACGCCTGGGAGGCCGCGGCCAGCGGCCGGGCGCCGATCGTCATCGGCACCCGCTCGGCGATCTTCACGCCCCTGGCCGCGCCCGGCGCGATCATCGTCGACGAGGAGCACGACGGTTCCTTCAAGCAACAGGAGGGGTTGCGCTACCACGCCCGTGACCTGGCCGTGGCCCGCGCCCATCATCACGGCATCCCGCTGGTGCTGGGCAGCGCCACGCCGTCGCTGGAGACCCTGCACCGGGCCCAGAGCGGCGACTACCGCCACCTGCGCCTGACCCAGCGCGCCAGCCGCCACGCCCCGGCACGCCTGGAGCTGGTCGACCTACGCGGCCGCACCCGCCGGGGCGGGCTGATTCCGCCGGTGCTCGAGGCCGTCGAGGAGACCCTGGCCGCCGGCCATCAGGTGCTGGTGTTCATCAACCGCCGCGGCTTCGCCCCGACGCTCAGCTGCCACGCCTGCGGCTGGCTCGCCGAGTGCGACCACTGCGACGCCCGCCTGACCCTGCATCGCCAGCCGCCGCTGCTGGCCTGCCACCACTGCGACCAGCGCCGCGCCCTGCCCGACGCCTGCCCCGACTGCGGCAGCGCCGACCTGCGCCCGCTGGGCAGCGGCACCGAGCGCACCGAGGAAACGCTGGCCGAGCGCTTCCCCGACGTGCCGGTGCACCGCATCGACCGCGACAGCACGAGGCGCCGCGACGCCCTGGAGCAGACCCTCACCGAGGTGCGCCGCGGCGAACCCTGCCTGCTGGTGGGCACCCAGATGCTGGCCAAGGGCCATCACCTGCCCCACGTCACCCTGGTGGTGGTGGTCAACGCCGACGCCGGCCTCTATGCCAGCGACTTCCGCGCCCTGGAGCACAGCGCCCAGCTGCTCGAGCAGGTGGCCGGCCGCGCCGGCCGCGCCGCTCACCCGGGCCGGGTGCTGGTGCAGACCATGCACGCCGACGACCCGCACCTGCGCCTGCTCTCGGCCCGCGGCTACGACGCCCTGGCCGAGCAGCTGCTGGAGGAACGCCGCGTCGCCGCCCTGCCGCCGTTTCGCTTCCTGGCGCTGCTGCGCCTGGAGGGCGCCCAGGAGGCGGCGGTCACCGAGCTCGGCGGCCGCGCCGCCGAGGCGCTGCGCGAGCACCTCAAGGCGCGCGAGCTGGACGTGGACTGCCTGGGCCCGGTACCGGCCCCCATGGAGCGCCGCCAGAACCGCTACCATCTGCAGCTGATGCTCGGCGCCGGGAAACGCAGCCGGCTCCACGAGGCCGGCGCCTGGCTGGCCGCCTGGCTGGAAGCCGAACCGGCGGCGCGGCGGGTGCGCTGGTCGCTGGATATCGATCCGCAGACGCTGGCGTGA
- the tatA gene encoding Sec-independent protein translocase subunit TatA, translating to MLGGISIWQLLIVLGIIILIFGTKKLRNVGGDLGGAVKGFKKAMGEEEKSDDSDKSQAQVRHDDEGRTYDVHAERKAEESEERK from the coding sequence ATGTTAGGCGGCATCAGTATCTGGCAACTCCTGATCGTCCTCGGCATCATCATCCTGATCTTCGGCACCAAGAAGCTGCGCAACGTCGGCGGCGATCTGGGCGGCGCGGTCAAGGGCTTCAAGAAGGCCATGGGCGAGGAAGAGAAGAGCGACGATAGCGACAAGTCCCAGGCCCAGGTGCGCCACGACGACGAGGGCCGGACCTACGACGTCCACGCCGAGCGCAAGGCCGAGGAATCGGAAGAGCGCAAGTAA
- the argS gene encoding arginine--tRNA ligase, which translates to MKDTIISLLEGALDELKRQDVLPSELAPTIKVDPTKDKAHGDYATNLALMLAKPAGRKPRELAEALVEALPASDAVSKVEIAGPGFVNFFAATDAAAQVIRQVLDEGDTFGRSLSGQSQKVQVEFVSANPTGPLHVGHGRGAAIGDSICRLLEAVGYDVTREFYYNDAGAQISNLALSVQARVKGIDPEDDGWPADGYRGGYIIDVANSYLAGDTIHADDRHVTGTADPDDLDAIREFAVAYLRREQDLDLRAFGVEFDVYFLESSLYRDGKVAATAERLAEKGHTYEQDGATWLRTTDFGDDKDRVMRKQDGHYTYFLPDVAYHLDKWQRGFTTVINEQGADHHSTVTRVRAGLQALEAGIPQGWPDYVLHQMVMVTRSGVEVKLSKRAGSYVTVRDLIDEVGRDATRFFLAARRADSQLTFDIDLARSQSNDNPVYYVQYAHARVCSMLRKAESLAQPFDHAQAMDHLARLEAEQEKALMNRLARYPEVVAHAAASREPQQIAQYLLDLAAEFHTCYNAVKVMVEDDALRNARMALFLAARQVLRNGLDLMGVGAPEEM; encoded by the coding sequence ATGAAAGACACCATCATCTCCCTGCTGGAGGGCGCCCTGGACGAACTCAAGCGCCAGGACGTCCTGCCCTCCGAGCTCGCCCCGACCATCAAGGTCGATCCGACCAAGGACAAGGCCCACGGCGACTACGCCACCAACCTGGCGCTGATGCTGGCCAAGCCCGCCGGCAGGAAGCCCCGTGAGCTGGCCGAGGCGCTGGTCGAGGCGCTGCCGGCAAGCGACGCCGTGTCGAAGGTCGAGATCGCCGGCCCCGGCTTCGTCAACTTCTTCGCCGCCACCGACGCCGCGGCCCAGGTCATCCGTCAGGTGCTGGACGAAGGCGACACCTTCGGCCGCAGCCTCAGCGGCCAGAGCCAGAAGGTGCAGGTGGAGTTCGTCTCCGCCAACCCCACCGGTCCGCTGCACGTCGGCCACGGCCGCGGCGCGGCCATCGGCGACAGCATCTGCCGCCTGCTCGAGGCGGTAGGCTATGACGTCACCCGCGAGTTCTACTACAACGACGCCGGCGCCCAGATCTCCAACCTGGCGCTCTCGGTGCAGGCCCGCGTCAAGGGCATCGACCCCGAGGACGACGGCTGGCCGGCCGACGGCTATCGCGGCGGCTACATCATCGACGTGGCCAACAGCTACCTGGCCGGCGACACCATCCACGCCGACGACCGCCACGTCACCGGCACCGCCGACCCGGACGACCTGGACGCCATCCGCGAGTTCGCCGTGGCCTACCTGCGCCGCGAGCAGGACCTCGACCTGCGCGCCTTCGGCGTCGAGTTCGACGTCTACTTCCTCGAGTCCTCGCTGTACCGCGACGGCAAGGTGGCGGCCACCGCCGAGCGCCTCGCCGAGAAGGGCCACACCTACGAGCAGGACGGCGCCACCTGGCTGCGCACCACCGACTTCGGTGACGACAAGGACCGGGTGATGCGCAAGCAGGACGGCCACTACACCTACTTCCTGCCCGACGTCGCCTACCACCTCGACAAGTGGCAGCGCGGCTTCACCACCGTGATCAACGAGCAGGGCGCCGACCACCACTCCACCGTGACCCGCGTGCGCGCCGGCCTGCAGGCGCTGGAGGCCGGCATTCCCCAGGGCTGGCCCGACTACGTGCTGCACCAGATGGTGATGGTCACCCGCTCCGGCGTGGAGGTGAAGCTCTCCAAGCGCGCCGGCAGCTACGTCACCGTGCGCGACCTGATCGACGAGGTCGGCCGCGATGCCACGCGCTTCTTCCTCGCCGCGCGCCGCGCCGACTCCCAGCTGACCTTCGACATCGACCTGGCCCGCTCGCAGTCCAACGACAACCCGGTCTACTACGTGCAGTACGCCCACGCCCGCGTGTGCAGCATGCTGCGCAAGGCCGAGTCGCTCGCGCAGCCGTTCGACCACGCCCAGGCCATGGACCACCTGGCGCGCCTGGAGGCCGAGCAGGAGAAGGCGCTGATGAACCGCCTGGCCCGCTACCCGGAAGTGGTCGCCCACGCCGCCGCCAGCCGCGAGCCGCAGCAGATCGCCCAGTACCTGCTCGACCTCGCCGCCGAGTTCCACACCTGCTACAACGCGGTGAAGGTGATGGTCGAGGACGACGCCCTGCGCAACGCCCGCATGGCGCTGTTCCTCGCCGCCCGCCAGGTGCTGCGCAACGGCCTGGACCTGATGGGCGTCGGCGCCCCCGAGGAGATGTAA
- the ubiB gene encoding ubiquinone biosynthesis regulatory protein kinase UbiB, whose protein sequence is MIRRLARIAWVVTRYRLDTLIPKERLPWWLRGLLTLSPLRLIPVGQRPRGERLRLALETLGPIYVKFGQVLSTRRDLFPDDIGDELRRLQDQVPPFPGHLARGLVEEELGMPLEQAFAEFSSEPLASASVAQVHAAQLPDGEEVVVKIIRPGIERVMRQDMALMYRLAAGLARIPEARRLRPVEVVRDYESTLFDELDLTKEAANTSQLKRNFKGSPLLFVPTIHWALTRRRVMVQERIHGIPVADLAALEAQGTDLRRLAERGVEIFFTQVFRDNFFHADMHPGNIFVSRETPWNPQYIAIDCGIVGSLTREDQDYLARNLLAFFHQDYYEVAALHIESGWVSEDTRANEFAAAVRTVCEPILEKPLKDISFGQVLLGLFQTARRFNMEVQPQLVLLQKTLLNIEGLGRQLYPDLDLWATAKPYLEDWMKERAGARGLWESMKRQAPELSRQLPELPVLAHQALARAEHGHQQRQRQGEALGAIQRGLESQARRQRRLRLGLLIAAAALAWQPLVQWADGQPWPVLGAAAIGALLLAWN, encoded by the coding sequence ATGATCCGGCGGCTCGCGCGCATCGCCTGGGTGGTCACCCGCTATCGCCTGGACACCCTGATTCCCAAGGAACGGCTGCCCTGGTGGCTGCGCGGCCTGCTGACCCTGTCGCCGCTGCGGCTGATCCCCGTGGGCCAGCGCCCCCGGGGCGAGCGGCTGCGCCTGGCGCTGGAGACCCTGGGGCCGATCTACGTCAAGTTCGGCCAGGTGCTGTCGACCCGCCGCGACCTGTTCCCCGACGACATCGGCGACGAGCTGCGCCGCCTGCAGGACCAGGTGCCGCCCTTCCCCGGCCACCTCGCTCGCGGGCTGGTCGAGGAGGAGCTCGGCATGCCGCTGGAACAGGCCTTCGCAGAGTTCTCGTCCGAGCCGCTGGCCTCGGCCTCGGTGGCCCAGGTGCATGCCGCCCAGCTGCCCGACGGCGAGGAAGTGGTGGTCAAGATCATCCGCCCCGGCATCGAGCGCGTGATGCGCCAGGACATGGCCCTGATGTACCGGCTGGCCGCCGGCCTGGCACGCATTCCCGAGGCGCGCCGGCTGCGCCCGGTGGAGGTGGTCCGCGACTACGAGTCGACCCTGTTCGACGAGCTGGACCTGACCAAGGAAGCGGCCAACACCTCCCAGCTCAAGCGCAACTTCAAGGGCTCGCCGCTGCTGTTCGTGCCGACGATCCACTGGGCGCTGACCCGCCGCCGGGTGATGGTCCAGGAACGTATCCACGGCATCCCAGTGGCCGACCTCGCGGCCCTCGAGGCCCAGGGCACCGACCTGCGCCGGCTGGCCGAGCGCGGCGTGGAGATCTTCTTCACCCAGGTGTTCCGCGACAACTTCTTCCACGCCGACATGCACCCGGGCAACATCTTCGTGTCCCGCGAGACACCGTGGAACCCCCAGTACATCGCCATCGACTGCGGCATCGTCGGCAGCCTGACCCGCGAGGATCAGGACTACCTGGCGCGCAACCTGCTGGCCTTCTTCCACCAGGACTACTACGAGGTAGCGGCGCTGCATATCGAGTCGGGCTGGGTCAGCGAGGACACCCGGGCCAACGAGTTCGCCGCCGCGGTGCGCACCGTGTGCGAACCGATCCTCGAGAAGCCGCTCAAGGACATCTCCTTCGGCCAGGTGCTGCTGGGCCTGTTCCAGACCGCCCGGCGCTTCAACATGGAGGTCCAGCCGCAGCTGGTGCTGCTGCAGAAGACCCTGCTCAACATCGAGGGCCTGGGCCGCCAGCTGTATCCGGACCTCGACCTGTGGGCCACCGCCAAGCCCTACCTGGAAGACTGGATGAAGGAGCGCGCCGGCGCCCGCGGGCTGTGGGAATCCATGAAGCGCCAGGCGCCCGAGCTCTCGCGCCAGCTCCCCGAGCTGCCGGTGCTCGCCCACCAGGCGCTGGCCCGAGCCGAGCATGGCCACCAGCAGCGCCAGCGACAGGGCGAGGCCCTTGGCGCCATCCAGCGTGGCCTGGAAAGCCAGGCCCGCCGCCAGCGCCGGCTGCGCCTGGGGCTGCTGATCGCGGCCGCGGCACTCGCCTGGCAGCCGCTGGTCCAATGGGCAGACGGCCAGCCCTGGCCGGTGCTCGGCGCGGCGGCCATCGGCGCCCTGCTGCTGGCCTGGAACTGA
- the hslU gene encoding ATP-dependent protease ATPase subunit HslU yields the protein MTQMTPREIVHALDQYIIGQQDAKRAVAVALRNRWRRMQLDDELRQEVTPKNILMIGPTGVGKTEIARRLAKLARAPFIKVEATKFTEVGYVGRDVESIIRDLTEAAIKLVREQAKEEVGHRAEDAAEDRILDALLPPPRGQENEPRTENATRQSFRKKLREGQLDDKEIDIQVTPQAQGMDINTPPGMEEMTSQLQNLFSSMGKQQTETRRVAVKDAFALLRDEEAAKLVNEDDIKQRAIEAVEQHGIVFLDELDKVAKGSANSSGGEVSREGVQRDLLPLIEGSTVSTKYGMVKTDHVLFIASGAFHLSRPSDLIPELQGRLPIRVELDALTPDDFKRILTEPSAALTRQYQALMATEGLDVTFTDDGIARIAEIAWKVNEGTENIGARRLHTVMERLLEEASYQGGDLGSPLTIDAAYVDSQLGELAMDEDLSRYIL from the coding sequence ATGACCCAGATGACCCCGCGCGAGATCGTCCACGCCCTGGACCAGTACATCATCGGCCAGCAAGACGCCAAGCGCGCCGTGGCCGTGGCGCTGCGCAACCGCTGGCGCCGCATGCAGCTCGACGACGAGCTGCGCCAGGAGGTCACGCCCAAGAACATCCTGATGATCGGCCCCACCGGCGTGGGCAAGACCGAGATCGCCCGCCGCCTGGCCAAGCTGGCCCGCGCGCCCTTCATCAAGGTCGAGGCCACCAAGTTCACCGAGGTGGGCTACGTCGGCCGCGACGTCGAGTCGATCATCCGCGATCTCACCGAGGCCGCCATCAAGCTGGTCCGCGAGCAGGCCAAGGAAGAGGTCGGCCATCGCGCCGAGGACGCCGCCGAGGACCGCATCCTCGACGCCCTGCTGCCGCCGCCCCGCGGCCAGGAGAACGAGCCGCGCACCGAGAACGCCACCCGCCAGTCGTTCCGCAAGAAGCTGCGCGAGGGTCAGCTCGACGACAAGGAAATCGACATCCAGGTGACGCCACAGGCCCAGGGCATGGACATCAACACCCCGCCGGGCATGGAGGAGATGACCAGTCAGCTGCAGAACCTGTTCTCCAGCATGGGCAAGCAACAGACCGAGACCCGTCGGGTGGCGGTCAAGGACGCCTTCGCGCTGCTGCGCGACGAGGAGGCCGCCAAGCTGGTCAACGAGGACGACATCAAGCAGCGTGCCATCGAGGCCGTCGAACAGCACGGCATCGTCTTCCTCGACGAGCTCGACAAGGTCGCCAAGGGCAGCGCCAACTCCAGCGGCGGCGAGGTCTCCCGCGAGGGCGTGCAGCGCGACCTGCTGCCACTGATCGAGGGCTCCACCGTGTCCACCAAGTACGGCATGGTGAAGACCGATCACGTGCTGTTCATCGCCTCCGGTGCCTTCCACCTGTCGCGCCCGTCGGACCTGATCCCCGAACTGCAGGGCCGCCTGCCGATCCGCGTCGAGCTCGACGCCCTGACGCCGGACGACTTCAAGCGCATCCTCACCGAGCCGTCCGCGGCGCTGACGCGCCAGTACCAGGCGCTGATGGCCACCGAGGGCCTGGACGTGACCTTCACCGACGATGGCATCGCGCGCATCGCCGAGATCGCCTGGAAGGTCAACGAAGGCACCGAGAACATCGGCGCCCGCCGCCTGCACACGGTCATGGAACGCCTGCTCGAGGAGGCCTCCTACCAGGGCGGCGACCTGGGCAGCCCGCTGACCATCGACGCCGCCTACGTTGATTCCCAGCTCGGCGAGCTGGCGATGGACGAGGATCTGTCGCGGTATATCCTCTAA
- the ubiE gene encoding bifunctional demethylmenaquinone methyltransferase/2-methoxy-6-polyprenyl-1,4-benzoquinol methylase UbiE: MTPSDKRTTHFGYQEVPVDEKASRVADVFHSVAARYDVMNDLMSFGIHRVWKRLTIERAGVRPGHSVLDIAGGTGDLTLKFSRLVGPRGRVVLADINESMLRVGRDKLLDRGVGGNVEYVQANAETLPFPDNTFDCITIAFGLRNVTDKDAALRSMARVLKPGGRLLVLEFSKPDNPLLSQAYDQYSFRLLPRMGELVAGDAESYRYLAESIRMHPDQDTLKGMMEDAGLERVEYTNLTGGIVALHRGIKL, translated from the coding sequence ATGACCCCCAGCGACAAGCGCACCACCCACTTCGGTTACCAGGAAGTTCCGGTCGACGAGAAGGCCTCACGCGTGGCCGACGTCTTCCACTCCGTCGCCGCCCGCTACGACGTGATGAACGACCTGATGTCGTTCGGCATCCACCGGGTGTGGAAGCGCCTGACCATCGAGCGCGCCGGCGTCCGCCCGGGACACAGCGTGCTCGACATCGCCGGCGGCACCGGCGACCTGACGCTGAAGTTCTCGCGGCTGGTCGGTCCCCGGGGGCGCGTGGTGCTGGCCGACATCAACGAGTCGATGCTGCGGGTCGGGCGCGACAAGCTGCTCGATCGGGGCGTCGGCGGCAACGTCGAGTACGTCCAGGCCAACGCCGAGACCCTGCCCTTCCCGGACAACACCTTCGACTGCATCACCATCGCCTTCGGCCTGCGCAACGTCACCGACAAGGACGCCGCCCTGCGCTCCATGGCGCGGGTGCTCAAGCCCGGCGGCCGGCTGCTGGTGCTGGAGTTCTCCAAGCCCGACAACCCGCTGCTGAGCCAGGCCTACGACCAGTACTCCTTCCGCCTGCTGCCGCGCATGGGCGAGCTGGTGGCCGGCGATGCCGAGAGCTACCGCTACCTCGCCGAGTCGATCCGCATGCACCCCGACCAGGACACCCTGAAGGGCATGATGGAAGACGCCGGCCTGGAGCGGGTCGAGTACACCAATCTCACCGGCGGCATCGTCGCCCTGCACCGCGGCATCAAGCTGTGA
- a CDS encoding ubiquinone biosynthesis accessory factor UbiJ: MALTPTLLLGGLERSLNALLARDPAAPARLERLAGQRLLVRLEASSLAVAMAYHAQGVDLLRPDDEPENAFDAVVELDPETLGELLGGASVERLMFQGKLVVRGHIPLLEATRDLLLDLDLDWEGELARWLGDVPAHSLAEGMRSLGRWGLRTRQELCADVSEYVFEEARLLPGRHQFEGLRDHLTELEVATDRLEARLERLRRRLTAEGGGA, encoded by the coding sequence ATGGCGCTGACACCGACCCTGCTGCTGGGCGGCCTCGAGCGCAGCCTCAACGCCCTGCTCGCCCGCGACCCCGCCGCCCCCGCCCGCCTGGAACGCCTCGCCGGACAGCGCCTGCTGGTGCGCCTCGAGGCCTCCTCGCTGGCCGTGGCCATGGCCTACCACGCCCAGGGCGTGGACCTGTTGCGCCCGGATGACGAGCCCGAGAACGCCTTCGACGCCGTCGTCGAGCTCGACCCGGAAACCCTGGGCGAGCTGCTCGGTGGCGCCTCGGTGGAACGGCTGATGTTCCAGGGCAAGCTCGTGGTGCGCGGGCATATCCCGCTGCTCGAGGCGACCCGCGACCTGCTGCTCGACCTCGACCTGGACTGGGAGGGCGAGCTGGCCCGCTGGCTCGGCGACGTGCCGGCCCACAGCCTGGCCGAGGGCATGCGCAGCCTCGGCCGCTGGGGCCTGCGCACCCGCCAGGAGCTGTGCGCCGACGTCTCCGAGTACGTCTTCGAGGAGGCCCGGCTGCTGCCCGGCCGTCACCAGTTCGAGGGACTGCGCGACCACCTCACCGAGCTGGAGGTCGCCACCGACCGACTCGAGGCACGCCTGGAGCGCCTGCGCCGACGCCTCACCGCCGAGGGAGGCGGCGCATGA